From Apium graveolens cultivar Ventura chromosome 9, ASM990537v1, whole genome shotgun sequence, the proteins below share one genomic window:
- the LOC141686938 gene encoding protein phosphatase 2C 51-like: MNTQTHLLCQNKSENTNNVADTDKQINGNGKVVNYDSHGSISVKGRRKYMEDALTVDLGFLMWESNNYDYFGVYDGHGGSEVARARRDHLHLLVKNEVEKQGRENYRLGKGNGHKFFRMDEHVLAEGVEGSTGSTAIVVVVGEEVLVVANCGDSRGVLSRSSTVVPLSFDHKPDRPDELKRIEVSDGVVVNWNGKRVQGVLSTSRSIGDEHLKPYVVAQAEVTVKARSGLDEFIIVASDGLWDVMSNEDACKVVRFCLQRQSQEGSKKKSSVTPGNENEPKSRAAVAALNLKRIAMKRGSQDNISVIVIDLQKLHKTSA; encoded by the exons ATGAATACACAAACACACCTGCTCTGCCAAAATAAGTCTGAGAATACAAATAATGTAGCAGATACAGATAAACAAATAAACGGTAATGGTAAAGTTGTGAACTATGATTCACATGGTAGTATCTCGGTGAAGGGAAGAAGGAAATATATGGAGGATGCTTTGACAGTAGACTTGGGGTTTTTAATGTGGGAATCAAATAATTATGACTATTTTGGTGTGTATGATGGTCATGGTGGCTCAGAAGTAGCTCGGGCTCGTCGCGACCACTTACACCTGTTGGTTAAAAATGAGGTTGAAAAACAGGGCAGGGAAAATTATAGACTGGGAAAAGGAAATGGTCACAAGTTTTTTAGGATGGATGAACATGTGCTTGCTGAAGGAGTTGAGGGTTCAACAGGATCAACTGCGATTGTTGTTGTGGTTGGGGAGGAGGTTTTGGTGGTTGCTAACTGTGGAGATTCCAGAGGTGTTTTGTCACGTTCATCCACTGTTGTGCCATTGTCTTTTGATCATAAG CCTGATCGACCGGATGAGTTGAAGAGGATCGAAGTCTCTGATGGAGTGGTTGTCAACTGGAACGGGAAAAGAGTTCAAGGAGTTCTTTCAACTTCAAGATCTATTG GGGACGAGCACTTGAAACCATATGTAGTAGCTCAAGCAGAAGTTACAGTGAAAGCGAGAAGCGGCCTTGATGAGTTCATAATAGTAGCTAGTGATGGTTTATGGGACGTAATGTCAAATGAAGATGCATGCAAAGTTGTTAGATTTTGTTTGCAGCGACAATCACAGGAAGGATCAAAGAAGAAGTCTAGTGTAACCCCCGGCAATGAGAATGAGCCTAAGAGTCGGGCTGCTGTAGCTGCACTAAATCTTAAAAGGATAGCAATGAAGCGAGGCAGCCAAGATAACATAAGTGTTATCGTCATCGATCTGCAGAAACTCCACAAAACTTCTGCCTAG
- the LOC141684575 gene encoding uncharacterized protein LOC141684575 gives MDGSIKLYDHRMAQRGAVQCYEGNVNSHTHIQLGVDPSEKFVMSGGEDNKLRLWSIRSGELLLEEKLMSSTPSVVCWQKEDICARDGYIDDNQSDWGEAWLGSRDGLFRMRWS, from the exons ATGGATGGATCT ATCAAACTTTATGATCATAGAATGGCTCAGAGAGGGGCTGTACAGTGTTACGAGGGAAATGTGAATTCTCATACTCACATTCAGCTCGGAGTTGACCCATCAGAGAAATTTGTCATGTCAG GCGGGGAAGACAACAAATTGCGGCTTTGGAGTATTAGGTCGGGAGAACTACTATTGGAGGAGAAGTTAATGAGTTCTACCCCCTCAGTTGTTTGCTGGCAGAAAGAAG ATATCTGTGCAAGGGATGGATATATAGATGACAACCAATCTGACTGGGGGGAAGCCTGGCTCGGATCCCGAGACGGTCTCTTCCGTATGCGGTGGTCATAG
- the LOC141687084 gene encoding protein phosphatase 2C 51-like, with the protein MNTQTHLLCQNKSENTNNVADTDKQINGNGKVVNYDSHGSISVKGRRKYMEDALTVDLGFLMWESNNYDYFGVYDGHGGSEVARARRDHLHLLVKNEVEKQGRENYRLGKGNGHKFFRMDEHVLAEGVEGSTGSTAIVVVVGEEVLVVANCGDSRGVLSRSSTVVPLSFDHKPDRPDELKRIEVSDGVVVNWNGKRVQGVLSTSRSIGDEHLKPYVVAQAEVTVKARSGLDEFIIVASDGLWDVMSNEDACKVVRFCLQRQSQEGSKKKSSVTPGNENEPKSRAAVAALNLKRIAMKRGSQDNIVLSSSICRNSTKLLPRRVLRELFR; encoded by the exons ATGAATACACAAACACACCTGCTCTGCCAAAATAAGTCTGAGAATACAAATAATGTAGCAGATACAGATAAACAAATAAACGGTAATGGTAAAGTTGTGAACTATGATTCACATGGTAGTATCTCGGTGAAGGGAAGAAGGAAATATATGGAGGATGCTTTGACAGTAGACTTGGGGTTTTTAATGTGGGAATCAAATAATTATGACTATTTTGGTGTGTATGATGGTCATGGTGGCTCAGAAGTAGCTCGGGCTCGTCGCGACCACTTACACCTGTTGGTTAAAAATGAGGTTGAAAAACAGGGCAGGGAAAATTATAGACTGGGAAAAGGAAATGGTCACAAGTTTTTTAGGATGGATGAACATGTGCTTGCTGAAGGAGTTGAGGGTTCAACAGGATCAACTGCGATTGTTGTTGTGGTTGGGGAGGAGGTTTTGGTGGTTGCTAACTGTGGAGATTCCAGAGGTGTTTTGTCACGTTCATCCACTGTTGTGCCATTGTCTTTTGATCATAAG CCTGATCGACCGGATGAGTTGAAGAGGATCGAAGTCTCTGATGGAGTGGTTGTCAACTGGAACGGGAAAAGAGTTCAAGGAGTTCTTTCAACTTCAAGATCTATTG GGGACGAGCACTTGAAACCATATGTAGTAGCTCAAGCAGAAGTTACAGTGAAAGCGAGAAGCGGCCTTGATGAGTTCATAATAGTAGCTAGTGATGGTTTATGGGACGTAATGTCAAATGAAGATGCATGCAAAGTTGTTAGATTTTGTTTGCAGCGACAATCACAGGAAGGATCAAAGAAGAAGTCTAGTGTAACCCCCGGCAATGAGAATGAGCCTAAGAGTCGGGCTGCTGTAGCTGCACTAAATCTTAAAAGGATAGCAATGAAGCGAGGCAGCCAAGATAACATAGTGTTATCGTCATCGATCTGCAGAAACTCCACAAAACTTCTGCCTAGAAGAGTTTTGAGGGAGCTCTTTCGTTGA